A portion of the Dethiosulfovibrio faecalis genome contains these proteins:
- a CDS encoding ATP-binding protein has translation MTEVYVEEYVVKGDSFLEVGEASTKLKGTLKMLGIPSDVTRRASVVVYEAEMNVMIHAGGGVIKASISSDSLVIEAVDHGPGIADVDLAMQEGYSTASDRIRELGFGAGMGLPNIKRNSDELDIETALGEGTTLRATLRFERG, from the coding sequence ATGACGGAGGTCTACGTTGAGGAATACGTCGTCAAGGGCGATAGTTTTCTGGAGGTCGGGGAGGCCTCTACCAAGCTGAAGGGTACTTTGAAGATGCTTGGCATACCGTCGGACGTCACGAGGCGGGCCTCCGTGGTGGTCTACGAGGCGGAGATGAACGTGATGATCCACGCCGGAGGAGGGGTCATAAAGGCCTCCATCTCCTCGGATAGCCTGGTGATAGAGGCGGTCGATCACGGTCCAGGGATCGCCGACGTCGATCTGGCCATGCAGGAAGGCTACTCCACCGCCTCGGACAGGATCAGAGAGCTCGGGTTCGGAGCGGGGATGGGCTTGCCTAACATAAAGAGGAACTCGGACGAACTCGACATAGAGACGGCTCTCGGAGAGGGAACCACCTTGAGGGCCACCTTGCGTTTCGAGAGAGGGTGA